In the genome of Tropicibacter oceani, one region contains:
- a CDS encoding class I SAM-dependent methyltransferase, with protein MSAEFFTLHSDLPREGPGRPEDVAWALGLGGVQPGARILDAGCGPGADIAALLLAAAPGGHVTAVDAHAPFVAQAAKRWGRDSRVTLMTGDMQDAEGPFDVIWCAGALYFLGLREGLDVMRGKLRPGGILCFSELVFRGGEPDAALRTALEAEYPAIRPVTHLDGMIRAAGLEPVGQKILPRASLEAYYQPMEKRIAQLRPGADAALNRVLDEGAAEIALWRRHWEDFGYALCVTRRPE; from the coding sequence ATGAGCGCGGAGTTCTTCACGCTGCACAGCGATTTGCCGCGCGAAGGGCCGGGCCGCCCCGAGGATGTGGCCTGGGCGCTTGGTCTGGGCGGCGTTCAGCCAGGGGCGCGCATTCTGGATGCAGGCTGCGGCCCCGGCGCCGATATCGCGGCGCTGTTGCTGGCGGCGGCGCCCGGGGGGCATGTGACGGCTGTCGATGCGCATGCGCCTTTCGTGGCGCAGGCCGCGAAACGCTGGGGCCGGGATTCCCGCGTCACCCTGATGACCGGCGACATGCAGGATGCCGAAGGCCCGTTCGACGTGATCTGGTGCGCCGGCGCGCTTTATTTCCTCGGTCTTCGCGAGGGCCTTGACGTGATGCGCGGCAAACTGCGCCCCGGCGGCATCCTGTGTTTTTCGGAACTGGTGTTCCGGGGGGGCGAACCGGACGCGGCCTTGCGCACAGCCCTTGAGGCCGAATATCCCGCCATCAGGCCGGTCACGCATCTTGACGGGATGATCCGGGCGGCGGGGCTGGAACCGGTCGGGCAAAAGATCCTGCCGCGCGCCTCGTTGGAGGCTTACTATCAACCGATGGAAAAGCGCATTGCACAGTTGCGCCCCGGGGCTGATGCGGCGCTGAACCGGGTGCTGGACGAAGGCGCGGCCGAGATCGCCCTGTGGCGCCGCCACTGGGAAGACTTCGGCTATGCGCTCTGCGTGACAAGGCGGCCTGAATGA
- a CDS encoding squalene/phytoene synthase family protein: MSDPFQNNPDLVACARLVEQGDPERFMAAMAAPVAARAVLFPIYAFNVEVSRAPWVTKEPMIAQMRLQWWADALEEIRAGGMVRRHEVVTPLALAIGPEGAARLGDLVEARRLDIEKAPFEDEAALLSYLERTAGALAHAAAGALGAGQPDAGLLAWGRASGLVRYLRAVPELEARAKLPLPDGRAEAVARLASGELQALRTAGGLGALRRRLGKAPAAAALEFWQAAPLLRQIASDPAAVAEGRVSLSEFGRRWRLLWAAR, from the coding sequence ATGAGCGATCCGTTCCAGAACAATCCCGACCTTGTCGCCTGTGCGCGGCTGGTCGAACAAGGTGACCCGGAACGGTTCATGGCCGCCATGGCCGCCCCGGTCGCGGCCCGCGCGGTCCTGTTCCCGATCTACGCCTTCAACGTCGAGGTCAGCCGCGCCCCTTGGGTCACCAAGGAACCGATGATTGCCCAGATGCGCCTGCAATGGTGGGCTGACGCTTTGGAGGAAATCCGCGCGGGCGGCATGGTGCGCCGGCACGAGGTGGTCACGCCCCTGGCCTTGGCAATCGGCCCCGAAGGCGCGGCGCGGCTGGGCGATCTGGTTGAGGCGCGGCGCCTGGATATCGAAAAGGCCCCGTTCGAGGACGAGGCCGCCTTGCTGAGCTATCTTGAGCGCACGGCCGGGGCCTTGGCCCATGCGGCGGCGGGGGCCTTGGGCGCTGGTCAACCGGATGCCGGGCTGCTGGCCTGGGGCCGGGCCTCGGGGCTGGTGCGCTATCTGCGGGCGGTGCCGGAACTCGAAGCGCGGGCCAAGTTGCCTTTGCCCGATGGGCGGGCCGAGGCCGTGGCGCGACTGGCCAGTGGTGAATTGCAGGCCCTGCGCACGGCGGGCGGGCTGGGCGCGTTGCGGCGGCGCTTGGGCAAAGCCCCCGCTGCGGCGGCCTTGGAATTCTGGCAGGCCGCGCCCCTGCTGCGGCAGATCGCCAGCGATCCTGCGGCGGTGGCCGAAGGCCGCGTCAGCCTGAGCGAGTTCGGCAGGCGTTGGCGCCTGCTTTGGGCAGCGCGC